The DNA region ctcatcattaaaaattcaaaaaattcaaaattatatcttttcaagtcaataatacagagaattgaagattcagaacatacaacagAGGAATCACAGACAAAAAAGTTGGGCgctcaaaacgcccagtaacgaaggatttctggcgtttaacgcccaaagagatagccaagtgggcgttaaacgccagaatgcgtttaatgccaggataaCACCAAGGaggaaattttgttttcaatccaaatcattttcaacttttcaaattttaaaacgaatttttcaaaatcttatctttttcatatcctttcatatcaatcatatgtttttcaaaatcaaatctttttcatttttcttttaatattttcgaaaatccttgctaacaattaatgttatgattcaaaaattttaagtttgttactttcttgttaagaaaggttcaatatttgaattttagaatcatatcttttaatttcttgttagtcaagtgatcaattttaaaaatcaattttttttaaattgtctttcaatcatatattttcaatcatatctttttaaatcatatcttttttaaatcacatctttttaaattctaatttcaaaatctttttctaactttttatctttttcaaaaccacctaactacttctctctctctaattttcgaaaaccactaataatttttttcaaaaaacctttttaattaaataattgtttttaaactctaattttattttatttaaaaattttctaaaatttcctctctcatctctttctatttaatcactaacactctttCTCTCTTAATAATTCTAACCCTCTCCCCTCTTTATATGCTCGAATTCTTCTTTATCTatctcatccttctattcttcttttcctctgacacatcaaggaatctctatactgtgacatagaggattccatactttctttatttttttctctttcatatgagtaggaataaagataaaggcattcttgttgaagctgatcctgaacctgaaaggactctgaagaggaagttaagagaagctaaagcacaactctttaGAGAGGacttgacagaaattttcgaaaaagaagaagacatggcagccaaaaataacaacaatgccaacaatgtaaggaaggtgcttggtgactttactgcaccaactcccgacttctatgggataggcatctctattcctgccattggagcaaacaactttgagcttaagcctcaattagtctctCTGATGTAACAGAATTGcaggtttcatggacttccattggaagatcctcatcagttcttggctgaatttttacaaatttgtgacactgttaagaccaatggagttgatctcgaggtctacagacttatgcttttcccttttgctgtaagagacagagctagtatatggttgaactcacaacctagagacagcctgaactcttgggaaaagttggttaatgccttcttagctaaattctttccacctcaaaagatgagtaagcttagagtggaagttcagaccttcaaacagaaggaaggtgaatccctctcgaagcttgggaaagatacaagcaattgatcagaaggtgtccttctgacatgctttcagaatagagcatcataggtatcttctatgatgatctgtctgagttatccacgatatcattggaccattctgtaggcgGATCTATacatctgaagaaaatgcctgcagaagcccaggaactcattgaaatggttgcaaataaccagttcatgtacacttctgaaagaaatcctgtgaacaatgggacaactcagaagaaaggacaCTACCACAAATATGGGCTTTAGCAATGCCAAAATTTGTAACGTTTTAAAACCGTTATCTTAGATGATTTTAGGCAACGGTTTTTTAAAGTGTTGCTGCTAAAGTTTAATTTTTCACTACGTtagaacaacaaaataaaaccgttctctttgactatttaaaagaacgattttataacTGTTACAATGATTTGTTTTTTGGCAAtggttttttattattgtttaaataTTTGTACAAAGGATATGCATAAAAACCGTTGACAATATTGTaacactttaaaaccgttctatTAGATTATTTTAGAGAACGGTTTTTACGATGttgttattgaagttcaattttttactacgttatagcaacaaaataaaactgttctctttgactattttaaaaaccgttttataaccattacatcaattttttattaagaaataaTTTTCTAATGCtgtttaaataatttaacaattaTTACTTATggagaaaataaatttaaaacaaatattagttttttttccattcaatttctgctctaaaatttaacataaaattttattataattgaatattttgcataattttaatggttgaaaaacataagaaaaaattGTACAGTTTAATGTGAGTAACTTTTATTATGAAAAAGTtatgacttattttattaatatgaactctttatttttagaaattaatcaatttagagtaattaaattagttttattaatagttggagttaagttaattaatatttttgtacaatttttaTAATAAGTTATTTcacataatttgaaattaaaaatttaataatagaaGAACTatacataatttaatttaagtaatttttattatgaataaattatggtttattttattaatttgagtttttaaaaaaaataatttaaaaaaattattaaattgatttttataaatacttcaagtttaaatcaattaatatttatgtatatttttttattatagttagttatttaatataaattaaaaataaaggtttgataataaaaaaataataaaaaattatatcacttaatttgaataattaatatttttaaatttaaaatatatttcacaaaatgtgattaatatatttattttataatttaaaattaaaaataattatttaaatttatttatatactaatgaataaaattttatgttttaaaaatagtttttataatattatatttaaattctaaattattattctatctcaaatattttataaaataattatattagtctaatatattttatcctaACTCTAATTcccaaataaaatcctaattttataATGTCTAACCCTAACATAACTTAAATACACACATACAGTTACAGAAGGGTAAACAGATAGAAGGGGAAACGAGAGAAAAGGGGGAGGTCGAGGGGGAGGGGGGATCAGAGAACGGGAAGGAGAGGAGAGGGGAAGGGAGAGGCGCTGCCGGTGGTGACCACGCCACTGCCGCCGCTGACCTTGAGGGGAAaacgagagtgagagagagacatGCACAGAACGCGCGACGTGAGCAAGAGAAGGAGCTCATCTTTGTTGCCGCCGTCACCGCGCCTTGCCGTTGCTGTGGTTGATGGAAGCCGCCGCTGTCACTGGAAGGAACCAAACAGAGAGTAGATGACTGTTGATGTTGCCGCAGAGAGGAAGGAAGGGACAGAAAGTGACGCAACAGAGGAGGAGCCGTTCCTCTGCCGCCGCCGCCTCCGAAATTCCTGGTCGCCACCGTCATTCATGGTGAGTTGGTTGTGCCCTAGCTACCAGAACCACCATTTCTGAACTCTTATTGCTCTGTAACAATCCTATAGATCAGGCAAGTCAATTTTTTATTGTGAATCCTTTTTTCAATTGTGTTCTGTGTAGCTTGTAGGAACATGTGGTTTCATGAGGCTAGATAATAAGTTTCAGGTTCAAGTCTCGTCTTAATTGTGTCATGTAACAAggtgagatttttttttaatgaaagtaCTATTTTACAggtttttcattatttcttatttggAAAACTTCACGTGTGTCAATTATTTCAATACACCTGCCATCATAGCTGAGGTGaattctcattttatttttgtgtgaatTGTACTTTTATTGCTGCATCTTTCTGCTGTTTGATTTAGGTGTATGATAATGAagtaatgatcatgaagtaatgATCATGTGAATGTTTGATTAATGTGTGGTGACTATGGTAGAATGCTATTCGCAAAGGATACAGATGGTATACCCCTAATGCCGGAACATTTGAATTGTGCAGAGCGATTTGTCATAAGTTGAAGGGTTAGCTAATTTATGCACTTTAAGTTTTTGTGTTTTGGTttactttggttaatttttttttactaattttttgagaTGGGGTATGTAATGGATTTTTACCTTACTTGCGAAGACATTATGCCAGTTAAAGAAAAATGGCGAGTGTGCTTTAAATTAGTGTTGAAATACAGGGTTATGGGATAAAATTGACTTCACCATTTAATATCTTGTTTCTCATTGCTTTTGAGTTTTGGGGGGTGAAATTTCTATTGTGATTCAAAGACCAAACAAAGGGTACAATAAAATTTGTGTTAGTTTTTCTTATAGATCAGAGATCTTTGTAGAAAAGATAAAGTATAGGAgctctttagggttttctttctGAATTTGTTCATGAAATTGCTGTTTGATTTGTTCTTTTGtttatcaaaattctttttttttccttcttgaaTTGAAtgtggattgcaaaagtgtgaattGAATTatgttgtattttctcttctacaGGTGTAATTcttgactttttttattttcttcttacttTAGACTTGTTTTCAAAGCAGACAACCTTGGTTGGGAAAAATTGTCAATTTCAGTGCCTTCTGCTATGGCTTTGACAGCTGATCTTATTGCTTCACTAGTTGACACAACATTCATTGGCCGAATAGGTATATGTTCCACCATTAACTCCAAGTTTGCTAAGTGTCTCATAgcagaaaatataaaaaaggagATAGAGATAAGATAAAATGGTCATGTCTCTATTTATATCCATGTATCTGTCTCTTTCTTGAAACAAGTTTGTGTCTGTCattatttttgtgtttatgtCTTAAGATAGCATAATTTATAACAACTTTAGCATAATTGCtgtttttaatttctgttttgaATGATAATGTTCTGTTATAACTAAATTATGCATACCTATTACAAGTAAAAGGTGAACCAAACATATCCTTGAGCTATATGGATCAGGAAAAACTTACACTACGGTAGAATTCAATTAAAGTTTTCTTTGGAAAATTTGAGATTTAGTTTAATTCCTTGAGCTTATTAACGTTATTGATCAACACAAGAGTCAAAATCATATATTGACTTTTTCTATGGAATTAAATAATGGTTTATTAGTAACAAATCTTCCATCTTGTTTGATCAGCATAACTGAACTGAAGCACAAGAATAATTGTCGATGGCAGCCTCTTTAGACATATTTTACAATCTCAAATGATGGTTTACTTGTCTTTTCATTGGTAGTTTGTTTCTTCTTGTATTATATTTAAACGAGATTATTAGTTTGCTTGTCCAAATTAATATTAGCTATTATGACCTAGCTATTAATAAGGAAATTCATAAGGAAAATCACTAGCAGTTATCTTTCTTTCCCTCATCCCCTCTCTCTATTAGTAAGCATTATTAGCATGAggtttagtattatatttaatttgctaatttttttgttcacAGGAAAATCATTATGAGGGTGAGGGAGAACTTCATCACACATTGAGAAGATCAAACACTAGAGAGTAAAAATTACCAATTTGTGGAGATGATGGGGAGTCTATTTGCTATTGTAATATATCAAATCTTTTGTTTATGATTAGATATTGTTATGACTTAAACTTTTATTATGTGATTTTAAAGTATCCTAGCTTATTTGACTTCTAAAAGCTATGTTTTTTTAGGTCACAAACATTCATTAATCTTATAGAGTACGTTATAAATCAAATGTTCAATTAGTTTTCTTTAGTGATTTGATTCAAATAGTTGGAATATTAATCTATTAACCCTAAAAAATAGttgaaatattaattttaatgcatcatgagaaaactattgtaaataaagaaaTACATAACTAGAAAACACCGTTGTCAAAAGTTTCCAAAGACAATGGTGTTAAAACTATGGTAAAAGGCAGTTACAAAATggcaatggtattaaaaccgttgtaaaaaaaaaaaaaaaaaaaacaccaaaggT from Arachis hypogaea cultivar Tifrunner chromosome 10, arahy.Tifrunner.gnm2.J5K5, whole genome shotgun sequence includes:
- the LOC112715587 gene encoding uncharacterized protein encodes the protein MLPQRGRKGQKVTQQRRSRSSAAAASEIPGRHRHSWFFIISYLENFTCVNYFNTPAIIAENAIRKGYRWYTPNAGTFELCRAICHKLKDNLGWEKLSISVPSAMALTADLIASLVDTTFIGRIGKSL